The window GACATGGATCATGATCCCTATGGCCTGACGGACAGGCCGTTCCAGCTGACGCCCGATCCGCGCTTCTATTTCGATAGCGCGACGCATCGTAAGGCGATGACCTATCTCGGCTATGGCCTTGCCCAGGGCGAAGGCTTCATCGTCGTGACGGGTGAGGTCGGCACCGGCAAGACGATGCTGGTCGGCCGCCTGATGGGCGCGATCGACAAATCGCGCCTGACCGCCGTCAACCTCGTTTCCACCCAGCTTGAGGGCGAGGATATCCTGCGCATCGTCGCGCTCTCGCTCGGCGTGCAGAGCGAGGGGATGGCGAAGGGCCAGATCCTCGCGCGGATCGAACGCTTCCTCCACGAACAGGCGCGCGGCGGAAAGCGCACGCTCCTGATCGTCGACGAGGCGCAGAACCTGCCGATCACCGCGCTCGAAGAGTTGCGGATGCTGTCGAACTTCCAGTTCGGCGGGCAGGCGCTGCTCCAGATCTTCCTGCTCGGCCAGCCCGAGTTTCGCGAGGCGCTGGCCCAGCCGCGCTTCGAACAGCTGCGCCAGCGTGTGATCGCGACGCACCACCTGACGGCGATGCTGGTCGATGAGACCGGCCCGTATATCATGCACCGTCTGGCCTGCGCCGGATGGAAGGGCGCGCCGCGCTTCACCGCCGAAGCCTTCGCCGCGATGCACCGCCTGTCGGGCGGCGTGCCGCGCCGGCTCAACATGCTGGCGGCGCGCGTGTTGTTGCAGGGGGCGATCGAGCAACTGGTCGACATCGACATCGACGTGATCGAGGATGTCGCGGCCGATCTTGCTTCCGAAAGCATCATGCCGGCGGAAAATGCGACGCCCGAGGGCAAGCCGCAGCCGTTCCAGTATAATCCCACGCCCGTTGCTCCGGCCGCGTGGATCGAGCCGCAGCAGCCCGCGCCGACACCGCCGCCGCCTCCGGTCGCGCCCGTTATCGCGCCGCAGGTTTTCCCGGAGCCGGCCC is drawn from Sphingomonas crocodyli and contains these coding sequences:
- a CDS encoding XrtA/PEP-CTERM system-associated ATPase, whose protein sequence is MDHDPYGLTDRPFQLTPDPRFYFDSATHRKAMTYLGYGLAQGEGFIVVTGEVGTGKTMLVGRLMGAIDKSRLTAVNLVSTQLEGEDILRIVALSLGVQSEGMAKGQILARIERFLHEQARGGKRTLLIVDEAQNLPITALEELRMLSNFQFGGQALLQIFLLGQPEFREALAQPRFEQLRQRVIATHHLTAMLVDETGPYIMHRLACAGWKGAPRFTAEAFAAMHRLSGGVPRRLNMLAARVLLQGAIEQLVDIDIDVIEDVAADLASESIMPAENATPEGKPQPFQYNPTPVAPAAWIEPQQPAPTPPPPPVAPVIAPQVFPEPAPAPVAAPVPPPAPAPAPNISYSATPQPFVPPAYVEPSYTEPSYDMDEPQAPEAPTGAYDMSGFSMPEQAPPPPIAQPPRYDGDVPPQAQQPEPAPPPVAAAPIEPPAPVYPPLRAVEDVPPPPPPPAPVPDYTTPDYAVPPAPAPAAAAGDNEALRDIAARNAELEARLADQEAILRRTLSLLVELVETKDQGPGGGSGGANGSQDAA